The following proteins come from a genomic window of Bubalus kerabau isolate K-KA32 ecotype Philippines breed swamp buffalo chromosome 20, PCC_UOA_SB_1v2, whole genome shotgun sequence:
- the LOC129634852 gene encoding uncharacterized protein LOC129634852 isoform X5: MSPGCLREKCTLLCTPPQTVLRGFSGGSSEGPSGPCTVTRSGGFTFCVPPSVYHSSSLTPAPRGSLPTLTTRACTCACAKSCTRTRSRARTQTHGVNGVVWNTSGACEESDSAYRAATAVEVPGHTASHHILQLKD; this comes from the exons ATGAGCCCTGGGTGCCTCAGGGAGAAATGCACCCTCCTTTGCACCCCACCACAGACGGTTCTGAGAGGCTTTTCAGGAGGCTCTTCAGAAGGTCCCAGCGGACCTTGCACTGTCACCAGGAGTGGCGGCTTTACATTCTGTGTCCCACCTTCCGTGTATCACTCCTCGTCTCTCACTCCTGCTCCCCGGGGGTCACTTCCCACCTTAACTACTCGTGCGTGCACATGCGCATGCGCAAAATCGTGCACACGCACACGCTCGCGCGCACGCACACAGACGCACGGGGTGAATGGCGTGGTTTGGAACACCAGTGGTGCTTGCGAGGAG AGTGACTCAGCTTATCGTGCAGCAACGGCTGTAGAAGTTCCAGGCCACACAGCCTCCCACCATATCCTCCAGCTAAAG
- the LOC129634852 gene encoding uncharacterized protein LOC129634852 isoform X6, giving the protein MSPGCLREKCTLLCTPPQTVLRGFSGGSSEGPSGPCTVTRSGGFTFCVPPSVYHSSSLTPAPRGSLPTLTTRACTCACAKSCTRTRSRARTQTHGVNGVVWNTSGACEESDSAYRAATAVEVPGHTASHHILQLKC; this is encoded by the exons ATGAGCCCTGGGTGCCTCAGGGAGAAATGCACCCTCCTTTGCACCCCACCACAGACGGTTCTGAGAGGCTTTTCAGGAGGCTCTTCAGAAGGTCCCAGCGGACCTTGCACTGTCACCAGGAGTGGCGGCTTTACATTCTGTGTCCCACCTTCCGTGTATCACTCCTCGTCTCTCACTCCTGCTCCCCGGGGGTCACTTCCCACCTTAACTACTCGTGCGTGCACATGCGCATGCGCAAAATCGTGCACACGCACACGCTCGCGCGCACGCACACAGACGCACGGGGTGAATGGCGTGGTTTGGAACACCAGTGGTGCTTGCGAGGAG AGTGACTCAGCTTATCGTGCAGCAACGGCTGTAGAAGTTCCAGGCCACACAGCCTCCCACCATATCCTCCAGCTAAAG
- the LOC129634852 gene encoding uncharacterized protein LOC129634852 isoform X1: MSPGCLREKCTLLCTPPQTVLRGFSGGSSEGPSGPCTVTRSGGFTFCVPPSVYHSSSLTPAPRGSLPTLTTRACTCACAKSCTRTRSRARTQTHGVNGVVWNTSGACEESDSAYRAATAVEVPGHTASHHILQLKNRGMQANIILSGEKLKAFPLKSGTRQGCPLSPLLFNLVLEVLATAIREEKEIKGIQIGKEVKLSLFADDMILYIENPKDTTRKLLELISEYSKVAGYKINTWKFIDILRGIYSMLLFLEAEI, encoded by the exons ATGAGCCCTGGGTGCCTCAGGGAGAAATGCACCCTCCTTTGCACCCCACCACAGACGGTTCTGAGAGGCTTTTCAGGAGGCTCTTCAGAAGGTCCCAGCGGACCTTGCACTGTCACCAGGAGTGGCGGCTTTACATTCTGTGTCCCACCTTCCGTGTATCACTCCTCGTCTCTCACTCCTGCTCCCCGGGGGTCACTTCCCACCTTAACTACTCGTGCGTGCACATGCGCATGCGCAAAATCGTGCACACGCACACGCTCGCGCGCACGCACACAGACGCACGGGGTGAATGGCGTGGTTTGGAACACCAGTGGTGCTTGCGAGGAG AGTGACTCAGCTTATCGTGCAGCAACGGCTGTAGAAGTTCCAGGCCACACAGCCTCCCACCATATCCTCCAGCTAAAG aaTAGAGGAATGcaagcaaacattatcctcagtggtgaaaaattgaaagcatttcccctaaagtcgggaacaagacaagggtgcccactctcaccactgctattcaacttagttttggaagttttagccacagcaatcagagaagaaaaagaaataaaaggaatccagattggaaaagaagtaaaactctcactgtttgcagatgacatgatcctctacatagaaaaccctaaagacaccaccagaaaattactagagctaatcagtgaatatagtaaagttgcaggatacaaaattaacacatggaaatttattgatattttaaggGGAATTTATTCCATGCTTTTATTTCTGGAAGCAGAAATATAA